The genomic window GGCGGGACTTGTTGCCGGGAAACAGGAGAGTCGCTGGACCAGGGCTCTCACCTTTCCTGGGACAGGTAGATTCCAAACGCATTTGGGCATTCCTGGCGCACGGACAGCGCCCTCCGCCCATCCCCTTCTCGGATAGGGAAGCACAGATGCCAAGGCCTTTTGAGATTTTCTTGGTTCCATGAGCAAATTCACCTCCTGGGCAATTCTCTGGGCTGGTGTTTTATCTGTGAAAATTTCAGCCCTTTGCCACCCAAATTAAAGTACTTCAGTGGCTCATACGGTGATGGACACGACTACTTTCCTTATCCTCAACAGGAGACCCAGGCCCCTAATGCCAAGTTATGAagctttttcttattcattttgtcAATAGACACCGAGCCCCCCTTGTGTTCCAGGCATTGTGTTAACGAGAATTCAAGACAAATAAAAGTTGGTAGGGGTCCAAGAGGTCTTTACAGCTAAGTATAGAAGGGTGGGCACCATGGGGGCAGACAATTTTACAAATAACAGCAAAGAGTTACAAAAGATATGACAGAAGTGTGGCTGGTGTATGTAAAGGAGAAGGTGTCATGGGAGTGTGTcaggaaggcttttttttttttttttttttttttttttaataaagagagagacagagcatgagaggggaaggggcagagagagaaggagacacagaaccggaagcaggctccaggctctgagctagctgccagcacagagcccgacgcggggctcgaacccacgaacgtgagatctgacctgagccgaagccggaggcttaaccgactgagccacgcaggcgccccaggaagactttttaaaaggagagatgACCTTTGATATCTTTCAGGGATTATCAGTTCCCTAAGATGCaaccttcctccccccacctctccacccCAATTCCTGGGGTGgttactctctctcaaagaaacatgtgaaaaaaaaaaaaaaacattagccAACCAACAGTAGATGTAACTTGGCTGAGGATAAAGCCTGTATATGTGTCCAAAGTTGCTTGcatgcttgtgcatgctctctttctctctcaaaataaataaatactttttttaaaaaaaggtagtcAGTAGtttgtggctattgagcacttgaaatgcagTTTGTGCAactgaaaaactgaattttaaattttctttcattttacttaatgtaaatttaaatacccacatgtggctaatgattattatataatacagGATTAAAGGATATTAAGTAGAGCACAAAATCTCAAGATGGGCCACAGAGTGAGGCGTGGGGTCTATACAGCAAGGAACAGTGTCTAAACTTCACTGAGGGACTGCTCAGGGAATATCTCAATGCCTTTGAACGTAGACACTGCAGCTGGCATTGCTGACTGAGCACTGGACATTAAGAATCCCCCACTGTTAGGTCTACAAATCAGatgtttccaggggcacctggatggctcagttggttaagtaagtgcctgacttcagctaaggtcatgatctcgtggttcatgggttcaagccctgcatcgggctctgtgctgatagctcagagcctggaacctgctttggattctgtgtccacctctctctctctgctcctttcccattctctatctctctcaaataaacattttttaaattaaaaaaaaaaaggaaacaaatcaaatgtTTCTAATGCTATCTTGTCACACATGGGTTCTAAACTGTGCCTGCTACCTCTCCTGTGTGCCTCTGAACCACAGGCCCTGCCTGATCAGTGGAGCCCAGGTGATGAAAGCCCAAAATGCAAGGGAATCTGGGAAGGCCAGTTTCTGGCTTACACCTCTTGGAggctatacatttttaaatttttatttaatttttatttaattttattttttttaatttttaaaaatgttttattatttatttttgagacagtgagagacagagcatgagcagggaggggaagagagagagggaggcacagaatcagaagcaggctccaggctctgagctagctgtcagcacagagcctgaagcgggcccgaacccacaaactgtgagatcatgacctgagccaaagctggccgctctactgactgagccacctgggcaccccatgaagctgtcagcacagagcctgatgcgggactcggacccacaaacgtgagatcatgacctgagctgaagtcggaggcttaaccgactgagccacccaggtgccccaaattttatttaatttttaaacatgttattcaatattggtttcaggagtagagttcagtgattcatcacttacataccacatcctatgctcatcacaataagtgccctccttggtACTCATCAttcatctagcccatctccctcacctccctccatctacccatagtttattctctatcattaagagtctctcatgatttgctttcctctcctcttccccccttcccatatgttcatctgttttgtttcttaaataccacatgtaagtgaaaacatatgacatttgtctttctttgattgacttatttcacttagtataatacactctagctccatccacatcattggaGGCAGTACTTATAATGTTGGAAATTCCTCGCATAAAAGAAGAGTGTTATAAAGATGCTGGATATCCAGAGAGTATGACAAATGTCTACTCTTCATGGTCTATGCCAGTGCTTCTCAAACGTTAATATGCAGACAAATCATCTgagaatcttgttaaaatacagattcttggggcgcctgggtggttcagtcagtggttaagcatctaactctttatttggctcaggtcatgatctcatggttcatgagtttgagcccccacatcaggctttgcactgacagtgcggagcctgcctgggattttctctctctctctctctctctctctctccctctctctctctgcccctcccctgcctgcactctctttctttctctaaaaataaaaaataataatttaaaatttttagaggcatttgggtggctcattcggctaagcgaccaactcttggtttcagctcaggtcatgatctcatagttgtgagatcaagctctatGTCAgcctccatgctgggtgtggaggctgcttaggattctctttctccctctccctctgtccactcctaaaacaaacaaacaaacaaaaaacagattctcaggcacctgggtggctcattctgttaaacTACccactttagttcaggtcatgatcttgcagtctgtgaattcgagccctgcatcgacctctgggctgacagcttcagagcttggagcctgcttcggattctgtctccctctgtctctgcctctcctaccctgcccctctcaaaaacaaacattaaaaaagtacagATCCATATTCAGTAGttcaggagggaagaaggaacaaGATTCTGCAGTTCCAACAAGTTGCTGGGTGTTTCCCATTTTGCTTATCCAGACaccacattttgagaagcaaGGCTTTATATAATCCTACAAGGACTCCCTCTCTGTAACATTCTAATCCCTCATCCCTTGTCTGTGCTTCAGACACATTCtgaaaaacattatattttttaaaaaaccaactttaTTGCAATCTAACTTACATTCCATACTATTTACCCTTGTGTGGCTGTTTTTCAGAGGCTTTGCCTTCTCTTAATTTGGCTGTTTCTGAGCCTATTCTCCAGTTCTCTTACGGATTCTATTAAGTCCTAATATCCTTTCAACAGTTCCTTCTCTGATGAAGTTAACCAGGGTTGGTTTCATATTTTGCTTTTAGGAACTCTGACAAAGGCATCTATTGATCCACTTGCGGTTTCAATCTCCAGAACTGGAGCATATGGAAGGCAAATGGAAGCTCTCTAATTCTTCTACTGTTAGGGGGAAGGATAGCTGCCAAGacattgctgagagagagagagagagagagagagagagagagagagagagagagagagagagagagaggagaagagaaagaaagagagagagagactttaaatacatacataacagctttattgactCATAAGTCACATACTATAATATTCATGCTTTAAAGTGTACAGCACGGCGGTCCTTAGTAGAGTCAGAAATTAACAATCCTCATTCTGATTTGTTTTGCGTAAAGCTCCTTCCGTTTTTCCAGACCCAATGGACTTTGCGCATACCTACACGGAATCTACACTTTTGGTGAGTCATTCGCACAGCCTCTCAATTCAATTCACTCCCTTACTCACTTTCACCCACTGCTTCACAACTCGCAACTCCACTCTTCAaatcactccctccctcactccttcccttCTCAGTCCCCGCCTCGGCACTGGGCCTCGCTGATTGGCTGGTGCCCGGTGACGTTCTCAGATCGCGACGCAGAACAAGGAGCCTGCCTGCCGGTCATGCGGCTGAGGGGCCGCCCGTGGCTCCCAGTTCTCGTACAAGTGTGCTTCAACCTCCGGCGTCTCCGTGTTGCCAGTTCTTGGGGGTGGCTCCCGATGGCGGAAGCATTCTCAACCGGAGCTGAGGCAGCGGCCGGGCTGAAGGCTCCCTCTCAACAAAACGGAGACGTTAGTGGCGACGCGAGTGGGGAGCGGCTCTCCGGCAGCCCGGAACCGGTGGGCCTGGGAGTGGAACCGGCCCGGGAGGACGGGAAGCAGACCCAAGCGAGCGAGGAGCAGGTCCCAGTTGCAGCTTCAGGCCCAGGCAAGCGTAAGAAGCGACGAGACGCCACCAGGGAGCGTGTCGTGCCACCCCCGAAGAAGCGGCGGGCAGGGGTGAGCTTCGGCGATGAGCACTTTGCAGAGACCAGCTACTACTTCGAGGGCGGCCTGCGCAAAGTGCGGCCGTATTACTTTGACTTCCGAACCTACTGCAAAGGCCGCTGGGTGGGCCACAGTTTGTTGCACGTCTTCAGCACCGAATTCCGAGCCCAGCCCCTGGCCTACTACGAGGCTGCAGTCCGGGCGGGGCGCCTGCACCTCAACGAGGAGCCAGTACAGGACCTGAGCATTGTGCTCAAGGTGGAGTTCTGATGGGGCCGGTTGGAAGCGGGCGAGGAAAGGGGGCAGGGGTCTTTTCAGAGTTAATAGAGCTTAGTTACTGGAGTAAAAGCGAGATAATTCTGAAGCATTCTCCCTTTCACTTGAAACACTCTTTTAGCCCCCTTCTCTCGTCCCATCTCCGCAGAAGTAGCCTCTGTGCTTCAAAACTCAGCCCATTTATCCCTTCCATCCAGGCGGCTTCCTTGTTTCCAAGGGACAGAAGTTGGAATTTTCAAAGCTCCTTCTGTGCACTATCTTGTGGCACTGGCACTGATCGCTATCTTACATTATAGTTCTCTGTACAAAGAGTGATAATAGAGCCTCTCATATATGTCTCCTTACTGTGTGCTCGCACGGAGGTAAGCATTTTATGTACTTAACATTAAATTCTAATGACAGCCTTGTGGGGTAGGTATTGCCAGCCACCTCATTTTACCTGTGAGGAAACAGAACTGAAGTGAACTTCAGAGAGGTAAGGCAACAGTGTCAcctccaaagcctgtgttcttaaAACTACTACTTATTTATTGTAGAagggtacctgactggctcagtcggttaagcctctgacggtgtgttttgtgttttgcatttatttattgttgagagacagagtgcgagcaggggaggggcagagagagagtgagacacagaatctgaagcaggctccaggctctgagctgtcagcacagaactgttagatcatgacctgagcagaagccagacgcttaaccaactgagccacccaggtgccccaataaataaattaaaaacattttaaaaattatttatcatagAGCCTGATAAGGTAGAATTATGAAATGTCAGGAGTAGAGACTGGAATTGTTTAGCCCAGTGATTTGACCTTTTAAAAGTCCATCACAGCTAAGAGCTAACAGACACCCCTGTCAGTAACACTGACGCACCAGGTTGTGAGGGGGAGACGATTTAAGCATTTGGAAAATGAGTGTTTTGAATCCCCTCCCCTATCCCTAATTTGAGAAGTACAGTTCTGGCCTAACCctcatattttacagatgaggaaactgagacccagagaagttaagtgatacACAGTGGGCCTGTGGCAATTCAAGTCTAGGGGCCAGATATCTGGACTTAGATCTTAGTATTGTAGGTTCAAATTCACAGTAAATGgaggttttttccccctctaaagttttttcagaaaactttaccctttattttttaattttttaaaaaagctttagcttctaaataaaactttattgtagAGACAATACAAatgagcaaaaccaaaaaaatccataaaactaCCACCCAGAAATATCACCGAAACATTTTTCTGTATATCTTGGTATTTTTTCAGTCCCTACTATCTGCCTGTGTGACAATCTCTACTTTTGCAAAATAAGAATACACTAGGCACTTTCTGATTAAGAATGTGCTGTGACCATTGTGTGTCAGTAAGAAACAGGAAACTGTGTGAAGTTGACTACAGGTTGCTGGCCTCTGGGCTGATGAGTTGCCTTTGTCATTGGCAGGACAATGACTTCTTGCGAAACAGAGTGCACAGACATGAGCCACCGGTCACAGCGGAACCGATCCGCCTGCTAGCTGAGAACGAGGATGTGGTCGTTGTAGACAAGCCTTCTTCCATTCCCGTTCACCCGTGTGGCCGCTTCCGACACAACACTGTCATCTTCATCCTGGGCAAGGAACACCAACTCAAGGAGTTACATCCACTGCATCGGCTTGACCGCCTTACCTCAGGTGTCCTCATGTTTGCCAAGACGGCGGCTGTCTCAGAGAGAATTCATGAGCAGGTTCGGGACCGACAGGTGAGCTCGGCTTTTGTCTTCTGCATCTACTTCCTCGGCTCACGGATGCTTTGTATCAAAAGTGTGTCATGGAGTTCTTTTGGAGTGGCCCTTCATGTTATCTGGCCAGTCTTCCTATCTTCAGGAAGGTCAACACTGAAAATGCCAAAGACAGGTCATTCATTATCTCTTAtgatcaaagatttaaaaaaaaaattttttatgttttattttatttttgagagagagagtgcgtgagcaggggagggtcagagagagaggaagacacagaatccaaagacaggctccaggttctgagttgccatcacagagcccaacctggggcttgaacccatgaaccctgagatcatgacctgagctgaagttggacgcttaactgactgagccatctaagtGCCCCTCAAAAGATCTTTTGAGATGGTATATATACTCTTTCTTGGTAGCTTGccgtttttaagttttaaagtgctgacaggctgaccaaggtgttttttggttttgtttgtttttttatgactAAGGTTTTTTAAGATTATGAGGAGAGCCTACTTGGTAGAAAAATTCTGGGTGAAGTTGGAAGAAGCTTGAGAAGAGTTAAATGGTTCTGACTGTAGTCTTGAGGCTTGTAATTTTTGTTCTGATTGCaatacatttattgagtgtttactgtgTACCAG from Suricata suricatta isolate VVHF042 chromosome 9, meerkat_22Aug2017_6uvM2_HiC, whole genome shotgun sequence includes these protein-coding regions:
- the RPUSD2 gene encoding RNA pseudouridylate synthase domain-containing protein 2 isoform X1, which encodes MRLRGRPWLPVLVQVCFNLRRLRVASSWGWLPMAEAFSTGAEAAAGLKAPSQQNGDVSGDASGERLSGSPEPVGLGVEPAREDGKQTQASEEQVPVAASGPGKRKKRRDATRERVVPPPKKRRAGVSFGDEHFAETSYYFEGGLRKVRPYYFDFRTYCKGRWVGHSLLHVFSTEFRAQPLAYYEAAVRAGRLHLNEEPVQDLSIVLKDNDFLRNRVHRHEPPVTAEPIRLLAENEDVVVVDKPSSIPVHPCGRFRHNTVIFILGKEHQLKELHPLHRLDRLTSGVLMFAKTAAVSERIHEQVRDRQLEKEYVCRVEGEFPTEEVTCKEPILVVSYKVGVCRVDTRGKPCETVFQRLSYNGRSSVVRCRPLTGRTHQIRVHLQFLGHPILNDPIYNSVAWGPSRGRGGHIPKTDEELLQDLVAEHQAKQSLDVLDLCEGDLSPGLMDSTAPSSELAKDHLEELAASAQKMDGAVEAAPQDLNTMALAPKKAVETDAVNQEIDPLCAECQLVRQDPLPQDLVMFLHALRYKGPGFEYFSPMPTWAQDDWQED